A stretch of the Rhinoderma darwinii isolate aRhiDar2 chromosome 3, aRhiDar2.hap1, whole genome shotgun sequence genome encodes the following:
- the GOLGB1 gene encoding golgin subfamily B member 1 isoform X1, producing the protein MLSRLSGIANTVLHELSGDGDGSENARESDPGPDSGTGEGMSEDQMERLAHYEQLVVQLKDLIQQKDVELQHKDTELQQKERQMKLEKEASEAKFVKLKLQAKAKVTTLNKQIEELKRTATDQTSQAGSEDSYSNGPHRSSKTVQDSKDTNSKLQEDLNELSRRLHESQSNINELTRQLSESQETIAGLSKQLQDSHESVRELTKSLQEKEHAAKSLQDKQELENREMQRTLEEKNEALLSRNQVVEMLEQELQSAELQKQVLSEQFREMEQELKSVRKSLVIEQEEISQQAEFYNDLLKEKAILCQQLQEALNKEKDAASEINCLKTQLEKTKLDLTPLPDLEQIQTELERGAQEELERLRAEVEKTKGTQAELEKQKGAQKELQQLREELNKEKGAQEELQQLREELDKKGAQEELQQLREELDKKGAQVELQQLREELNKEKGAQEELQQLRGELDKEKGAQEELQQLREDLDKEKGAQEELQQLREELDKKGAQVELQQLREELNKEKGAQEELQQLREELDKEKGAQEELQQLRGELDKEKGAQEELQQLREDLDKEKGAQEELQQLREELDKEKGAQEELQQLREELDKEKGAQVELQQLREELEKNKDDQEEMPLVRAELEQQKQNQIQLQVELDRLKEANEELVKAKRDERDTHNRNESDEGNLELESVKIELDKENKRQEELFRMKEELQKVKESLNEFEHVKKEMERMRDAQAQLDQSQEEQQHVRKLEQKSVEYNNVSEQELTQEEPLRDVKALVAFANLDTQHHKGTAGEDCDLISSTGGYSELVESHQILQSTILNLQTNSVSQELVLDVTVEALKEKQLSILMMDLLETQKEINKLKGELPVERNLNACALSEQVIEESKDVSSEADTPMIQTHHSCDLRCQNINADKDSEILSMKTLIAELQSQIETISSEKEQICLKLETLLNGQITAENVQPPIEFLEREKQQLTAYESQNILVEQAKSLENESKSKDSKITALQKDLDHMNLLLSERNELLKLKENQSKEKERHIESLEEILRLSQSKEERLSEELATNEREIVLLQELFSQKTAEIEGLQESISEKDRQVEEISHSLSDKVVLLNEEKYSMSKEIKALKEQLNSTIQDQNEKDEELIQALRTENTEIHLQLEKVTNEKLHLQEMFESVQSEFAELNSQLETVKLKHAQSKEIVKTTQEEREILQMQFQSDLLQKHSEYEELQIQLDIQKNDYVQQLQSLTEKQQNSLEVIDSLQGEKSALESQLLSYINKSQHDDSEVGLKERAELQTQLEDHKKEIEQLKRKLQAALVSRKELNRKISKLEKQMVNTAVNPDKDFTSSVDLEVKSIVEEISEQSVTEECLKQLSENDCDLENIQKELAEKSTANEQYQNVIKELTLELKEKSRQIEILKTDQTERTSVECHMSDGEKAEDQEARIQLENKIATLEQDKEILQKKVQEVLNSRRDTIKKAQEKDRHHREQLKQQKEDFNLLQEKYIKLQLNQKAQQILEERGTQTIRPSLSGKSQSSMPNISEDIISEENAEDSHWGKDWVDFSPAAIEDPVTDKSDISEVTSKDYQMQLEVFHSQKNELELKALQLEDKVNGHLEEISHMHNTIDQLTRALQNEKEINLNLEVYASSLKAELESSNRETSQINEVAIGSLKEELRLKSEEIGQLHQELDGVNIALKNANMLLVEKDDIVKSLKTQMEVQAKEYEEHHRKLEMQFLEAQNKPDEESEEAKGKQQIQRKLQAALISRKEALKENKALKLKLYSVKEDLSNRLQLAEGLVNQLSAEKDALVKTSSAQKEEREKLIAEVDKCLLENQNLEASCESLKLALAGTTQDKEDLRKELESLKLSQNSQVSEWQEKLTDLQKEYETLLQSYENVSNEMDRMKRAVETVRQEKQELFSKMKSVEAEKKEVEKQLEEAEQEIENVKEKMRKFAKSKQQKILELEEENDRLRGELQPITGEQKYDTAHLENSRQKEELDKVQSKNQSLILQLEQVKSEKDIVAQEIESLRLQLHNVESRLQMSLQEQTSEMHKEGLVNSEVKVACPQLLGSEVEIGQQLANVELAEKHEKSQQTYLEENSQMKELIKKLENNAKIKQDDRESMNGEIKVLKENKLSLESELTNLQNKVTKTEIEIVELEKKYQIAVGDLAEVGRQKHAIELEKDELEERLMNQMAELNGSIGNFQQDAMDLQVKNDSLQKEFENLKLQLEEEKRQLERQKVEALSEAQKEYVEQLKSANRSAKGRNTQSKELQELLKEKQQEVRHLQKDCIHYQETISGLERAIKALEFEHNKGEKEKLISNDRLIKAMEDTNQAQDDLASFRVLLDDTQSEAARVLAENLKLKDEIQTITENTTIMLKKKEEDMERRLDVERDKNGKQIANLQEKINVLQQEKEHLEGSIVNLQSRINEKDQEMKDLQGNLNQNIAKLAAFTRSMCSLQNDRDRVLEESKKWSEKFTNAMQKKDIEINDQENFCVDLKNELLHITSQHEELKVEVTRLYTENKELITNQQTESELHLKMRDSLMEEKAILSSSLEGELKMHSACKEDLKRRTQQANDRLNQLEALEIEVNQIKSENENLLGVVKKLETEVQNWKLHNEQIQCDLQASKSLTEHLHKELEQKEQDVVQLLNSRDEAVSTAVGELHDVHAIECKTLENKLKETDGERLDMQEKIEKFKSLLKARQEEVDRSKGQLEAFTKSMCSLQEERERVFGDYQQLEQRHIDAILAKDGLIQEAAAESNKLREELRLMRSRTDDLNAQNAKLNAQLTRYRDDLKELITLKDSQLKQLLGEKLQEVEKLRNEQSNQEQQLIQEKGQREILQQELDESKLEKQKMLEEVDNLKRYVSQLQTELKTQGDLLEQEKQEKQILKDQLIQMQTELTHVQEESSRIKVDAEQRVNRAEDNLNKKLQSMHHDTGILRTETETAEERVAELAMDLMESEQRFLTANEEIFGLKAQLQAFEGSMRSLQDSHDLAQEEIQRLQEGSAWHTELGTVNAEKDSLHILLSQSKEQQYKMEMQLRDITNALQAREVEMTRMASELHISQTQLQNVSKALGSLQEEHNRLQGTLKAPRKEIESSLQNPTQRETKIFNNEANNSVEELQKAQTEVQNVHTQLSETLTQVHHKELRIQQLNSKLSQIFEDKNALSLQLRGSNQHLRDATSRCKSLERQLQEMQQKNLEALPSDSAPGAPQEKKEPHTVADQQLLELQERYLEVKQQNTEQEQVRSVLEQQLREERQRSDTRVQELEENLSRLSSLDWSASQESSPHELSLLIETHGTTSVKTRSSSLRRFLRFLFCSRTKAPLLFSVYLLLIHVLLLLCFTGHL; encoded by the exons ACAAGCCAAGCTGGAAGCGAAGATAGCTACAGTAATGGTCCTCACAGATCATCAAAAACTGTACAGGATAGCAAAGACACCAACTCAAAACTCCAAGAGGACCTTAATGAACTTTCAAGACGGTTGCACGAGAGTCAAAGTAATATCAATGAGCTCACAAGACAACTTTCTGAAAGTCAAGAAACTATTGCTGGTCTGTCCAAGCAGCTTCAAGACAGTCATGAAAGTGTGCGTGAACTCACAAAATCTCTTCAGGAAAAGGAGCATGCTGCTAAAAGTCTTCAGGACAAACAAGAGCTTGAA AATCGTGAAATGCAGAGGACACTGGAAGAGAAGAATGAAGCCCTTCTTTCCCGCAATCAGGTAGTGGAAATGTTGGAGCAGGAATTGCAGAGTGCTGAACTTCAGAAGCAG GTTCTGTCCGAGCAGTTTCGGGAGATGGAACAGGAATTGAAATCTGTGCGTAAATCTCTCGTTATTGAACAAGAAGAAATTTCTCAACAGGCTGAATTTTACAATGACTTATTGAAGGAAAAAGCTATCTTATGCCAGCAGTTACAGGAAGCTCTTAATAAAGAGAAAGATGCAGCCAGTGAGATAAATTGTCTGAAAACGCaactggaaaaaacaaaactggatCTTACACCACTGCCTGATTTGGAACAAATCCAAACAGAACTAGAAAGAGGTGCACAAGAGGAGTTAGAAAGATTGAGAGCAGAGGTGGAGAAAACGAAGGGAACTCAAGCAGAGCTTGAAAAGCAGAAGGGTGCCCAGAAGGAGTTGCAGCAACTAAGAGAAGAGCTTAACAAGGAGAAGGGTGCCCAGGAGGAGTTGCAGCAACTAAGAGAAGAGCTTGACAAGAAGGGTGCCCAGGAGGAGTTGCAGCAACTAAGAGAAGAGCTTGACAAGAAGGGTGCCCAGGTGGAGTTGCAGCAACTAAGAGAAGAGCTTAACAAGGAGAAGGGTGCCCAGGAGGAGTTGCAGCAACTAAGAGGAGAGCTTGACAAGGAGAAGGGTGCCCAGGAGGAGTTGCAGCAACTAAGAGAAGATCTTGACAAGGAGAAGGGTGCCCAGGAGGAGTTGCAGCAACTAAGAGAAGAGCTTGACAAGAAGGGTGCCCAGGTGGAGTTGCAGCAACTAAGAGAAGAGCTTAACAAGGAGAAGGGTGCCCAGGAGGAGTTGCAGCAACTAAGAGAAGAGCTTGACAAGGAGAAGGGTGCCCAGGAGGAGTTGCAGCAACTAAGAGGAGAGCTTGACAAGGAGAAGGGTGCCCAGGAGGAGTTGCAGCAACTAAGAGAAGATCTTGACAAGGAGAAGGGTGCCCAGGAGGAGTTGCAGCAACTAAGAGAAGAGCTTGACAAGGAGAAGGGTGCCCAGGAGGAGTTGCAGCAACTAAGAGAAGAGCTTGACAAGGAGAAGGGTGCCCAGGTGGAGTTGCAGCAACTAAGAGAAGAGCTTGAAAAGAATAAAGATGATCAGGAGGAGATGCCGTTAGTAAGAGCAGAATTAGAACAGCAGAAACAAAATCAAATACAATTGCAGGTCGAGCTTGACAGGTTGAAAGAAGCTAATGAGGAGTTGGTTAAAGCAAAAAGAGATGAGCGAGATACGCACAACAGAAATGAATCTGATGAGGGTAATCTGGAACTAGAAAGTGTAAAAATTGAGCTTGATAAGGAAAATAAGAGGCAAGAAGAGTTGTTTAGAATGAAGGAAGAACTACAAAAAGTAAAAGAATCCCTCAATGAATTTGAACATGTAAAAAAAGAGATGGAAAGAATGAGAGACGCTCAGGCTCAATTGGATCAATCGCAAGAAGAGCAACAGCATGTGAGAAAACTAGAGCAGAAAAGTGTAGAatataataatgtaagtgaacagGAATTGACTCAGGAGGAGCCATTAAGGGATGTAAAGGCCTTAGTCGCATTTGCAAACCTCGACACCCAGCACCACAAGGGGACAGCAG GTGAAGATTGCGATCTCATATCATCTACAGGAGGTTATTCGGAATTAGTGGAGAGTCACCAG ATATTGCAATCCACtattttgaatcttcaaaccaatTCAGTATCTCAGGAGCTTGTTCTGGATGTTACCGTTGAAGCTTTAAAGGAAAAGCAACTGTCTATCCTCATGATGGACCTACTAGAAActcaaaaagaaataaataaactgaAAGGAGAACTGCCAGTGGAAAGAAACCTAAATGCGTGTGCATTAAGTGAGCAAGTCATAGAGGAGAGCAAAGATGTATCATCGGAAGCTGACACTCCTATGATCCAGACACATCACTCTTGTGATCTCCGTTGCCAGAATATTAATGCAGACAAAGATTCTGAAATTCTTTCAATGAAAACATTAATTGCAGAGCTCCAAAGTCAAATTGAAACTATATCATCTGAGAAGGAACAAATCTGCTTAAAGCTTGAGACTCTTTTAAATGGACAGATTACGGCTGAAAACGTGCAGCCTCCGATTGAATTTTTAGAGCGAGAAAAGCAACAGTTGACTGCTTATGAAAGTCAAAATATACTTGTAGAACAAGCTAAGAGTTTAGAAAATGAGTCAAAGTCTAAAGATTCAAAGATCACTGCTTTACAGAAAGACTTAGACCATATGAATCTGCTACTGTCTGAGCGGAATGAACTTTTAAAACTGAAGGAAAACCAGTCTAAAGAGAAGGAACGGCACATTGAAAGCCTAGAGGAAATACTTCGCCTAAGTCAAAGTAAAGAGGAGAGACTCTCTGAAGAACTTGCCACTAATGAGCGTGAAATAGTCTTACTTCAAGAActgttttcacagaaaacagcggaGATCGAAGGTCTTCAAGAATCCATTTCCGAAAAGGATCGACAAGTTGAAGAGATAAGCCACAGCTTGTCTGATAAGGTGGTCCTACTAAATGAGGAAAAATACTCCATGAGTAAGGAGATAAAAGCTCTGAAGGAACAGTTAAACTCAACCATCCAAGATCAAAATGAGAAGGATGAGGAGTTAATCCAGGCATTAAGAACAGAAAATACAGAAATACATTTGCAACTAGAAAAGGTTACTAACGAGAAACTTCACCTTCAGGAGATGTTTGAATCTGTTCAGAGTGAGTTTGCAGAGTTGAACAGTCAGTTAGAAACTGTAAAATTGAAGCATGCCCAAAGCAAGGAAATTGTTAAGACTACCCAGGAAGAGCGAGAAATACTGCAGATGCAATTCCAAAGTGACCTCTTGCAGAAACATAGCGAATACGAGGAGCTGCAGATACAATTAGATATTCAGAAGAATGACTATGTACAGCAGCTGCAATCCCTaactgaaaaacaacaaaatagttTGGAAGTAATTGATAGTTTGCAAGGAGAGAAGAGTGCGTTAGAGAGTCAGCTACTGTCTTACATAAATAAATCACAACATGATGACAGTGAGGTGGGATTAAAAGAGAGAGCGGAACTTCAGACTCAACTAGAGGAtcataaaaaagagattgagcagCTAAAAAGAAAGTTACAAGCCGCACTAGTTAGCAGAAAAGAGCTGAATCGCAAAATCTCTAAATTAGAGAAACAAATGGTTAACACTGCAGTGAATCCAGACAAGGACTTTACAAGCAGTGTTGATCTTGAAGTGAAATCTATTGTTGAAGAGATCTCTGAGCAAAGCGTCACAGAAGAGTGTCTAAAACAACTGTCTGAAAATGATTGTGATCTGGAAAATATCCAGAAAGAATTGGCTGAAAAAAGCACAGCTAATGAGCAGTACCAAAATGTGATTAAAGAATTAACATTAGAGCTAAAAGAAAAATCAAGACAGATTGAGATTTTAAAAACCGATCAGACGGAGAGAACATCAGTAGAATGTCATATGTCAGACGGAGAAAAGGCTGAGGATCAAGAGGCAAGAATTCAACTTGAAAACAAAATCGCAACTCTAGAGCAAGACAAAGAGATCTTGCAGAAAAAAGTTCAAGAGGTGTTGAATTCTCGCAGAGATACTATTAAGAAGGCACAGGAAAAAGACCGCCACCACCGTGAACAGCTAAAACAACAGAAAGAAGACTTTAATCTCTTGCaagaaaagtatataaaactaCAATTAAATCAAAAGGCACAGCAGATTCTTGAAGAACGAGGTACACAAACCATAAGGCCCAGTCTATCAGGAAAGTCCCAATCTAGCATGCCTAATATTTCTGAAGACATTATATCGGAGGAGAATGCTGAAGATTCACATTGGGGAAAGGATTGGGTAGATTTTTCACCTGCCGCTATTGAGGATCCTGTGACTGACAAGTCCGATATTTCAGAGGTGACATCTAAAGACTATCAAATGCAGCTGGAAGTCTTTCACTCCCAGAAAAATGAACTGGAATTAAAAGCCTTGCAACTAGAAGATAAAGTTAATGGCCATTTGGAAGAGATTTCACATATGCACAACACTATAGACCAACTAACTAGAGCACTACAAAATGAGAAGGAAATAAACCTGAATTTAGAAGTATATGCATCCTCTTTGAAAGCAGAACTGGAAAGTAGTAACAGAGAAACATCTCAAATAAATGAAGTTGCAATAGGGAGTTTAAAGGAAGAATTGAGGCTAAAGAGTGAGGAGATTGGACAACTTCATCAGGAGCTAGACGGTGTAAATATAGCTCTTAAGAATGCAAATATGTTGTTAGTGGAGAAAGATGATATTGTGAAATCTCTTAAGACTCAAATGGAAGTTCAGGCTAAAGAATATGAGGAGCACCACAGAAAGCTTGAAATGCAGTTTCTTGAAGCACAAAATAAGCCGGATGAAGAGTCCGAGGAAGCAAAGGGCAAGCAACAGATTCAAAGAAAGCTTCAAGCTGCACTGATCTCTAGAAAAGAAGCGCTTAAAGAAAACAAGGCTTTAAAACTTAAACTGTACTCTGTTAAGGAGGACCTGTCCAACAGACTACAACTAGCAGAAGGTTTGGTTAACCAACTGAGTGCTGAAAAAGATGCATTAGTTAAGACATCATCTGCTCAGAAAGAAGAAAGAGAGAAACTTATTGCTGAAGTTGACAAATGCTTACTGGAAAACCAGAATTTGGAAGCTTCATGTGAAAGCTTAAAACTAGCTTTAGCAGGTACCACACAGGATAAAGAAGATTTAAGGAAAGAGTTGGAATCGTTGAAGTTGTCTCAAAATTCTCAAGTATCTGAGTGGCAAGAAAAGCTTACAGACCTACAGAAAGAGTATGAGACGCTGCTACAGTCTTATGAGAATGTGAGCAATGAAATGGATAGGATGAAGCGGGCAGTAGAAACAGTGAGACAGGAAAAGCAAGAGTTATTTAGTAAAATGAAAAGTGTGGAGGCTGAAAAGAAAGAAGTTGAGAAGCAGCTGGAAGAAGCGGAACAGGAGATTGAAAATGTGAAGGAAAAAATGCGAAAATTTGCCAAATCTAAGCAACAAAAAATTCTTGAACTGGAAGAAGAAAATGACAGATTAAGGGGAGAATTGCAACCAATTACGGGGGAGCAGAAATATGATACTGCTCATTTAGAAAATTCCAGGCAAAAAGAAGAGCTAGATAAGGTCCAGTCAAAAAACCAAAGCCTTATACTTCAGTTAGAACAGGTAAAGTCTGAAAAGGATATTGTAGCTCAAGAAATTGAATCGCTAAGGCTCCAATTACATAATGTTGAGTCCAGGTTACAAATGAGTCTGCAGGAACAAACATCTGAAATGCACAAAGAGGGCCTTGTGAATAGTGAAGTCAAGGTGGCTTGCCCACAACTCCTGGGCAGTGAAGTGGAAATTGGACAACAACTGGCAAATGTAGAGCTGGCTGAAAAACATGAGAAAAGTCAACAAACGTATCTGGAGGAAAATTCACAAATGAAAGAACTGATCAAAAAACTAGAAAATAATGCCAAGATAAAGCAAGATGACCGAGAGAGTATGAATGGAGAAATTAAGGTTTTGAAGGAGAATAAGTTAAGCTTGGAGTCTGAGCTGACAAATCTACAAAATAAGGTTACTAAAACGGAAATAGAAATTGTAGAGTTGGAAAAGAAATATCAGATCGCTGTTGGTGACCTCGCTGAAGTTGGCAGGCAGAAACATGCCATTGAGCTTGAAAAGGATGAGCTGGAAGAGAGGTTAATGAACCAGATGGCTGAGCTCAATGGAAGCATTGGAAATTTCCAGCAAGATGCTATGGATTTGCAAGTAAAAAATGACAGCCTACAAAAAGAATTTGAGAACCTTAAACTCCAGTTAGAGGAGGAGAAACGACAGCTGGAAAGGCAGAAGGTTGAAGCTCTGTCTGAGGCACAAAAGGAATATGTGGAACAGTTAAAATCTGCAAATCGCAGTGCGAAAGGCAGGAATACGCAGTCAAAGGAACTTCAGGAGTTGCTCAAAGAGAAGCAGCAAGAAGTACGACATTTGCAGAAAGATTGCATACACTATCAGGAGACTATCAGTGGTTTGGAAAGGGCAATTAAAGCTCTTGAATTTGAACACAATAAGGGTGAAAAAGAAAAATTGATCTCTAATGATCGGCTAATAAAAGCAATGGAGGACACAAACCAGGCTCAAGATGATCTAGCATCTTTTCGTGTGCTGCTTGACGACACACAGAGTGAGGCAGCAAGGGTCCTGGCTGAAAACCTGAAACTAAAGGATGAAATTCAGACCATAACTGAAAATACAACAATAATGTTAAAAAAGAAAGAGGAAGACATGGAAAGGCGACTTGATGTGGAGAGAGACAAAAATGGGAAACAAATAGCGAATTTACAGGAGAAGATAAATGTGCTACAGCAGGAAAAAGAACACCTTGAGGGGTCTATTGTCAACTTACAGAGTCGTATAAATGAAAAGGACCAGGAGATGAAGGACTTACAGGGCAACTTAAATCAAAATATAGCTAAGCTTGCAGCCTTTACACGGAGCATGTGTTCTCTGCAAAATGATAGAGACCGCGTTCTAGAAGAATCCAAAAAGTGGAGTGAGAAGTTTACCAATGCAATGCAGAAAAAGGATATTGAGATAAATGACCAGGAAAACTTTTGTGTGGATCTTAAAAATGAGTTGCTGCATATCACATCCCAACACGAAGAACTTAAGGTTGAGGTAACCAG ACTTTACACAGAGAATAAGGAATTGATCACGAACCAGCAGACTGAATCAGAGCTCCACCTAAAAATGAGAGATTCTTTGATGGAAGAGAAGGCAATCCTTTCCTCCTCTTTGGAGGGAGAACTGAAGATGCACAGCGCCTGCAAAGAGGATCTGAAACGACGTACTCAGCAAGCAAATGATAGGCTCAACCAGTTGGAAGCTCTTGAGATAGAAGTAAACCAGATTAAATCTGAAAATGAGAATCTGCTGGGAGTAGTAAAAAAATTAGAGACGGAGGTTCAAAACTGGAAGTTGCACAATGAGCAAATTCAATGTGACCTGCAGGCTTCCAAATCTCTTACAGAACATCTGCACAAAGAATTGGAGCAAAAGGAACAAGATGTGGTACAATTGTTAAATTCCCGTGATGAAGCCGTGAGTACAGCTGTTGGTGAACTACATGATGTGCATGCTATTGAATGCAAGACACTAGAAAATAAACTTAAAGAAACTGATGGAGAGAGATTAGACATGCAAGAGAAAATAGAAAAATTCAAATCTTTATTAAAAGCCAGACAAGAGGAGGTTGACCGAAGTAAAGGTCAGCTGGAAGCATTCACCAAGTCCATGTGTTCACTACAGGAGGAGCGAGAACGTGTTTTCGGTGACTATCAACAGTTAGAGCAACGGCATATTGATGCCATTCTTGCCAAAGATGGCCTAATTCAAGAGGCAGCAGCAGAGAGCAACAAGCTACGTGAAGAATTAAGGCTCATGCGTAGCCGTACTGATGACTTAAATGCACAAAATGCTAAATTGAATGCTCAACTGACTCGCTACAGAGATGACTTGAAGGAGCTTATTACATTGAAGGACTCGCAACTAAAACAGCTTCTCGGTGAAAAATTACAGGAGGTTGAAAAGCTAAGAAATGAGCAAAGTAACCAAGAGCAGCAGTTAATTCAAGAAAAAGGCCAACGAGAGATTTTACAACAGGAGCTAGATGAAAGCAAGTTAGAAAAACAGAAGATGCTGGAGGAGGTTGACAACCTAAAACGCTATGTATCTCAACTGCAAACTGAACTGAAGACTCAAGGAGATCTTCTCGAACAGGAGAAGCAAGAGAAGCAGATTTTGAAAGACCAACTGATACAAATGCAAACGGAATTGACACATGTTCAAGAGGAAAGCTCTCGCATAAAGGTAGACGCGGAACAGCGAGTGAATCGTGCAGAAGATAATCTGAATAAGAAGTTGCAGAGCATGCACCATGATACTGGAATCTTGCGCACGGAGACCGAGACTGCGGAGGAACGAGTAGCCGAGCTTGCAATGGATCTTATGGAATCAGAACAGCGATTTTTAACTGCAAATGAAGAGATATTTGGTCTTAAAGCTCAGCTGCAGGCATTTGAAGGCTCAATGAGGTCTTTGCAGGACAGTCATGATTTAGCTCAGGAAGAAATCCAGAGACTGCAGGAGGGATCTGCCTGGCATACCGAGCTCGGCACTGTAAACGCAGAAAAGGATAGTCTTCATATTCTGTTATCCCAAAGCAAGGAACAGCAATACAAGATGGAAATGCAGCTTCGAGATATTACTAATGCTTTACAAGCGCGGGAAGTAGAAATGACCAGAATGGCATCTGAACTTCACATCTCACAGACACAGCTGCAAAATGTGTCCAAAGCCTTGGGTAGTTTGCAGGAAGAGCATAATCGGCTGCAAGGCACTTTAAAGGCCCCACGCAAGGAAATTGAAAGCAGTTTGCAGAATCCTACCCAAAGAGAGACAAAG ATCTTCAATAATGAAGCCAACAACTCGGTTGAAGAGCTTCAAAAGGCGCAGACAGAAGTGCAAAACGTACATACTCAGCTTAGTGAAACGCTTACACAAG